A single genomic interval of Primulina huaijiensis isolate GDHJ02 chromosome 7, ASM1229523v2, whole genome shotgun sequence harbors:
- the LOC140980834 gene encoding serine/threonine-protein kinase 12-like isoform X1 has product MESDMPVRFTLLKQSSLAPDRGSESLDDMDDEHDFGDVSDIDPGLRLMFLANEGELEGIKELLDSGADVNFKDIDYRTALHVAACQGNHDVAKLLIERGAEVDLKDRWGSTPLADAAHYKSYDVIKLLEKYGAKRLMSPAPMHVQNALEVPEYEINPRELDFSNSVKITKGTFRIATWGGTRVAVKPFWEGIADEDKVRAFRDELALLQKIRHPNVVQFLGAVTQSSPMMIVTEYLPKGDLHEYLKRKGALKPVTALRFAMDIARGMNYLHEHKPEAIIHRDLEPSNILRDDSGHLKVADFGVSKLLEVANRVKEDRPLSCQDSSCRYVAPEVFRNEEYDTKVDVFSFALILQEMIEGHRPLYGKKDDEVPVCYAAKERPPFRAAAKLYAHGLKELIELCWSENPAKRPTFKQIIPRLESIYNRFGHRRRWKVRPLKCFQNPDWKKDPSSLSSRTSSSRSTWSN; this is encoded by the exons ATGGAATCCGATATGCCTGTGAGATTTACACTGTTGAAGCAGTCGTCCTTGGCTCCAGACCGGGGCTCTGAGAGCCTGGACGATATGGATGATGAGCATGATTTCGGAGATGTGAGTGATATTGATCCTGGGTTGAGGCTGATGTTCTTGGCAAACGAGGGCGAATTAGAAGGAATCAAAGAGCTTTTAGATTCCGGAGCAGATGTTAATTTCAAAGATATCGATTATCGTACTGCTCTTCATGTTGCTGCTTGCCAGGGAAACCATGATGTTGCCAAGTTGTTGATAGAAAGGGGGGCGGAGGTAGACCTTAAAGATCGATGGGGAAGTACG CCTCTTGCAGATGCAGCACATTATAAAAGTTATGATGTGATCAAACTGTTGGAGAAATATGGTGCTAAGCGTTTG ATGTCTCCTGCTCCTATGCATGTTCAAAATGCTCTTGAGGTACCAGAATATGAGATTAATCCAAGAGAACTCGATTTCTCGAACAGCGTTAAAATAACCAAG GGAACCTTCAGAATAGCTACATGGGGTGGAACACGAGTTGCTGTTAAACCATTTTGGGAGGGTATTGCTGATGAAGATAAAGT GCGGGCATTTAGAGACGAGCTTGCATTGCTTCAGAAAATAAGACATCCAAATGTTGTTCAATTTCTTGGTGCCGTGACACAAAGTAGTCCTATGATGATTGTTACTGAATACTTACCAAAG GGTGACCTTCATGagtatttgaaaagaaaaggagcTCTTAAACCCGTAACAGCTCTCAGATTTGCTATGGACATTGCAAG GGGAATGAACTATCTACATGAACATAAACCTGAAGCAATTATTCACCGTGATCTTGAGCCTTC AAATATCTTGAGGGATGATTCTGGACATCTGAAAGTTGCGGACTTTGGCGTTAGCAAGCTTCTAGAAGTTGCCAACAGAGTTAAAGAAGATAGGCCTCTTAGTTGTCAGGATTCTTCTT GTCGGTACGTGGCTCCTGAAGTTTTCAGAAATGAGGAGTATGATACCAAAGTGGATGTTTTCTCATTCGCTTTGATTCTACAAGAG ATGATTGAAGGACACCGACCGTTATACGGAAAGAAAGACGATGAAGTTCCCGTATGTTATGCTGCAAAAGAACGACCACCTTTTAGAGCCGCAGCAAAATTATATGCCCATGGATTGAAGGA GTTGATTGAACTGTGTTGGAGTGAAAATCCAGCTAAGAGGCCAACATTCAAGCAAATAATCCCAAGGCTCGAGTCCATCTACAATAGATTTGGCCACAGAAGGCGTTGGAAG GTTAGACCATTGAAATGCTTTCAGAATCCTGATTGGAAGAAGGACCCTTCAAGTTTAAGCAGCCGAACTAGTTCATCCCGGTCCACATGGAGCAACTAG
- the LOC140980834 gene encoding serine/threonine-protein kinase 12-like isoform X2 encodes MESDMPVRFTLLKQSSLAPDRGSESLDDMDDEHDFGDVSDIDPGLRLMFLANEGELEGIKELLDSGADVNFKDIDYRTALHVAACQGNHDVAKLLIERGAEVDLKDRWGSTPLADAAHYKSYDVIKLLEKYGAKRLMSPAPMHVQNALEVPEYEINPRELDFSNSVKITKGTFRIATWGGTRVAVKPFWEGIADEDKVRAFRDELALLQKIRHPNVVQFLGAVTQSSPMMIVTEYLPKGDLHEYLKRKGALKPVTALRFAMDIARGMNYLHEHKPEAIIHRDLEPSNILRDDSGHLKVADFGVSKLLEVANRVKEDRPLSCQDSSCRYVAPEVFRNEEYDTKVDVFSFALILQEESL; translated from the exons ATGGAATCCGATATGCCTGTGAGATTTACACTGTTGAAGCAGTCGTCCTTGGCTCCAGACCGGGGCTCTGAGAGCCTGGACGATATGGATGATGAGCATGATTTCGGAGATGTGAGTGATATTGATCCTGGGTTGAGGCTGATGTTCTTGGCAAACGAGGGCGAATTAGAAGGAATCAAAGAGCTTTTAGATTCCGGAGCAGATGTTAATTTCAAAGATATCGATTATCGTACTGCTCTTCATGTTGCTGCTTGCCAGGGAAACCATGATGTTGCCAAGTTGTTGATAGAAAGGGGGGCGGAGGTAGACCTTAAAGATCGATGGGGAAGTACG CCTCTTGCAGATGCAGCACATTATAAAAGTTATGATGTGATCAAACTGTTGGAGAAATATGGTGCTAAGCGTTTG ATGTCTCCTGCTCCTATGCATGTTCAAAATGCTCTTGAGGTACCAGAATATGAGATTAATCCAAGAGAACTCGATTTCTCGAACAGCGTTAAAATAACCAAG GGAACCTTCAGAATAGCTACATGGGGTGGAACACGAGTTGCTGTTAAACCATTTTGGGAGGGTATTGCTGATGAAGATAAAGT GCGGGCATTTAGAGACGAGCTTGCATTGCTTCAGAAAATAAGACATCCAAATGTTGTTCAATTTCTTGGTGCCGTGACACAAAGTAGTCCTATGATGATTGTTACTGAATACTTACCAAAG GGTGACCTTCATGagtatttgaaaagaaaaggagcTCTTAAACCCGTAACAGCTCTCAGATTTGCTATGGACATTGCAAG GGGAATGAACTATCTACATGAACATAAACCTGAAGCAATTATTCACCGTGATCTTGAGCCTTC AAATATCTTGAGGGATGATTCTGGACATCTGAAAGTTGCGGACTTTGGCGTTAGCAAGCTTCTAGAAGTTGCCAACAGAGTTAAAGAAGATAGGCCTCTTAGTTGTCAGGATTCTTCTT GTCGGTACGTGGCTCCTGAAGTTTTCAGAAATGAGGAGTATGATACCAAAGTGGATGTTTTCTCATTCGCTTTGATTCTACAAGAG GAGTCACTTTGA
- the LOC140980968 gene encoding U-box domain-containing protein 17-like, which produces MSSAAKFPLFWRRSLSMVVFPLPGGLSNASLLETLRAFSSELLLVFSDGIDAAPFFQRENFRSLIRKIQVISVMVDALREVAFLQVNATIILCLKELYLFLYRAKILLDYVKCSSKLWLLLHNHSISGHFHDLNQEISILLDVLPLRECNLPVDVKEQVELLRKQSKKSRLMIDNHGDLLRSKFYYFLSEFEEGRIPHINDLYSFFVEKLMILNVSSCRVEIEFLEEQIVNHDGNIEPTKSILNGFVALIRYSRFLLFRFEDEEGELGRWNKKTEKCLISKDVSETFTTIPKDFCCPISLEMMKDPVVVSTGQTYDRESISRWMEGHCTCPKTGQKLVHTQLVPNKPLRNLILRWCMANGISYDPLETAYSSSESAVADSWSKAVAEATKATVGLLVDQLANGTPRAKTVAALEIRLLAKTGKESRACIGEAGVIPLLKMLLSSLDAVAQENSITAMLNLSIYDKNKSRIMDVEGCLGAIAEVLRFGHTTEARENAAATLFSLSAVHVFKKEIAEKQGAIEALAGLVRNGTPRGKKDAVTALYNLSTYTENCARMIDSGAVSVLVEALGNEGVSEEAAGALALIVRQPTGAEAVGNEERAVSRLTEMMRCGTPRGKENAVTALLELCRGGGAATTVKVVNAPSLASLLQCLLFTGTKRARRKAASLARVFQRSENMLGVGYTISGNSTAMPASITVPVL; this is translated from the coding sequence ATGTCATCGGCGGCGAAGTTTCCGCTGTTTTGGAGGAGATCGCTGTCGATGGTGGTGTTTCCTTTACCCGGGGGTCTGTCGAATGCTTCACTTTTAGAGACCCTGCGGGCCTTTTCTTCAGAGCTGTTGTTAGTATTTTCCGATGGAATTGATGCGGCGCCTTTCTTTCAGCGAGAGAATTTCAGATCTCTGATTCGGAAAATTCAGGTGATTTCTGTTATGGTGGATGCTCTTCGCGAAGTGGCGTTCTTGCAAGTGAATGCCACAATAATTTTATGCTTGAAGGAGTTGTACCTGTTTCTTTACAGGGCGAAAATCTTGCTTGATTATGTCAAATGTTCGAGTAAGTTGTGGTTGTTGCTTCATAACCACTCAATTTCGGGTCATTTTCATGATTTGAATCAGGAAATATCGATCCTTTTGGATGTTTTGCCTCTTAGAGAATGTAACTTGCCTGTGGATGTTAAAGAACAAGTCGAGTTGTTAAGGAAACAATCAAAAAAGTCGAGATTGATGATTGATAACCATGGTGATTTGTTAAGGTCGAAGTTTTATTATTTCCTGAGTGAATTTGAAGAGGGGAGGATTCCCCATATCAATGATTTGTACTCCTTTTTCGTAGAAAAATTGATGATTCTCAATGTAAGTAGTTGTAGAGTCGAGATTGAGTTCTTGGAGGAGCAGATTGTTAATCACGACGGGAATATTGAACCCACGAAATCCATTCTTAATGGATTCGTGGCTTTGATACGGTACAGTAGGTTCTTACTATTTAGATTTGAAGATGAGGAGGGTGAACTGGGAAGGTGGAACAAGAAAACGGAGAAATGCTTGATTTCAAAGGATGTTTCTGAAACATTTACAACGATCCCGAAGGATTTTTGTTGCCCGATATCACTCGAAATGATGAAGGATCCGGTGGTAGTATCAACTGGTCAGACGTATGATCGTGAGTCCATTTCGAGATGGATGGAAGGACACTGTACTTGTCCCAAGACTGGACAGAAGCTTGTTCATACTCAGTTGGTGCCGAATAAACCTCTGAGAAATCTGATTCTACGGTGGTGCATGGCTAATGGTATTTCATATGATCCACTTGAGACTGCATATTCATCTTCTGAAAGTGCTGTGGCTGATTCATGGAGCAAAGCTGTTGCTGAAGCTACAAAAGCCACAGTGGGCCTACTCGTCGATCAACTAGCTAATGGGACACCTAGGGCAAAGACGGTGGCTGCCTTGGAGATTAGATTGCTGGCGAAAACGGGGAAGGAGAGCAGGGCTTGCATAGGTGAGGCTGGTGTTATTCCTCTTCTGAAAATGCTACTTTCGTCTTTGGATGCTGTTGCACAAGAAAACTCCATAACTGCAATGCTAAACTTGTCTATCTATGACAAGAATAAAAGCAGAATCATGGATGTGGAAGGGTGTTTAGGAGCAATCGCTGAAGTTTTGAGATTCGGGCACACAACTGAGGCCAGGGAGAATGCTGCCGCAACATTATTCAGCCTCTCTGCTGTTCATGTATTCAAGAAAGAAATAGCCGAAAAACAAGGGGCAATTGAAGCCTTGGCTGGACTGGTGAGAAATGGAACTCCCCGAGGTAAAAAAGACGCGGTTACTGCTTTATATAACCTATCAACTTACACTGAGAATTGTGCAAGAATGATAGACTCGGGGGCCGTAAGCGTGCTAGTTGAAGCACTAGGAAATGAAGGCGTATCTGAAGAAGCAGCAGGTGCATTAGCACTGATTGTTCGGCAGCCAACAGGGGCTGAAGCTGTCGGAAATGAGGAAAGGGCGGTCAGCAGGTTGACTGAAATGATGCGATGTGGCACTCCGAGGGGTAAAGAAAACGCTGTGACCGCGCTGCTCGAATTATGTAGAGGAGGTGGCGCGGCTACCACAGTGAAGGTTGTGAATGCACCGTCATTGGCTAGTTTATTGCAGTGTTTACTATTTACCGGCACGAAACGAGCCAGGAGAAAAGCAGCATCACTGGCTAGGGTGTTCCAAAGGAGCGAGAACATGTTAGGAGTGGGGTATACAATTTCGGGGAACTCGACCGCAATGCCAGCATCCATCACTGTTCCTGTATTATAG